Proteins encoded by one window of Gemmatimonadota bacterium:
- a CDS encoding PEP-CTERM sorting domain-containing protein, with protein sequence MKHHILTAGSLAVLLVAAFLAATPVSAQAVRRDTVPRAGQKPVARRASVDSLVECSPVATSVKKKPAVRRKAPVRKVASNVAPKPKPTTASKEHRPVVRRARRVVPKAKPAAAHSTTVVMCRPVGPTPALAEGTPTEQSVIPVPQLATATPPAAPVVEEEGPPIFVSTAPGMPMAAAGGGRSWLPFGLVPAIFIPFVHNGKTHNGFTTPIDTTGTPPDTTKTPTTPPDTTKTPTTPPDTTPVIPPPGDTVPVIPPPVVPPTTVPEPGTLVLLGSGLLGLAGVVQRRRRK encoded by the coding sequence ATGAAGCACCATATTCTCACGGCAGGATCATTAGCGGTACTTCTCGTTGCTGCCTTTCTGGCTGCAACGCCGGTATCTGCGCAGGCCGTGAGGCGCGATACTGTACCGCGTGCGGGTCAGAAGCCGGTCGCGCGACGAGCGTCCGTCGACTCGCTGGTCGAGTGCTCGCCGGTTGCGACTTCGGTCAAGAAGAAGCCGGCTGTGCGGCGCAAGGCTCCGGTCCGCAAGGTGGCCTCGAACGTGGCACCCAAGCCGAAGCCGACGACAGCGAGCAAGGAGCACCGTCCGGTAGTACGTCGCGCGCGGCGTGTCGTCCCCAAGGCCAAGCCCGCTGCCGCGCATTCGACGACCGTCGTCATGTGCCGTCCGGTTGGTCCAACGCCGGCGCTCGCCGAGGGTACGCCTACGGAGCAATCGGTGATTCCAGTGCCGCAGCTTGCCACCGCAACGCCGCCCGCAGCGCCGGTTGTCGAGGAAGAGGGGCCGCCGATCTTCGTATCGACGGCGCCTGGAATGCCGATGGCTGCGGCTGGTGGTGGGCGGTCGTGGCTGCCGTTTGGGCTCGTTCCGGCGATCTTCATCCCATTCGTTCACAACGGCAAGACCCACAACGGGTTTACTACGCCGATCGATACGACGGGGACGCCACCGGATACGACGAAGACGCCAACTACGCCACCAGACACGACGAAGACGCCAACTACTCCGCCAGACACGACGCCGGTGATTCCACCGCCGGGCGACACGGTACCGGTCATACCTCCTCCGGTCGTACCTCCCACAACTGTACCGGAGCCGGGCACTCTGGTATTGCTAGGATCAGGATTGCTGGGACTGGCGGGGGTAGTGCAGCGCAGGCGCAGGAAGTAG
- a CDS encoding TMEM175 family protein — MDKHRMEAFSDGVVAILITIMILELHPPVGYDWAALRPIIPSVLTYVLSFIYLGIYWNNHHHMLQATDSVNGAILWANLHLLFWLSLVPFVTAWMGRNYEESVPTVLYGAVLIMAALAYTILQTGIIREEGRDSRLAIAIGQDTKGLVSLLLYASGIALAFVRPWIADATYATVALIWLVPDRRIETRLPR; from the coding sequence TTGGACAAGCACCGAATGGAAGCGTTCAGCGACGGAGTCGTCGCGATTCTGATAACCATCATGATCCTCGAGCTGCACCCGCCCGTAGGCTACGACTGGGCTGCGCTCAGACCGATCATTCCATCAGTGCTCACGTACGTGCTGAGCTTCATATACCTCGGCATCTACTGGAATAATCACCACCACATGCTCCAGGCAACGGATAGCGTCAACGGCGCAATCCTGTGGGCCAATCTGCATCTGCTGTTCTGGCTCTCGCTCGTGCCGTTCGTCACCGCGTGGATGGGCCGAAACTATGAAGAGTCGGTGCCAACAGTGCTCTACGGTGCCGTGCTCATCATGGCCGCGCTGGCATACACGATTCTTCAGACGGGGATAATCCGGGAAGAAGGACGAGACTCGCGTCTCGCCATCGCTATCGGACAGGACACGAAAGGCCTCGTATCGCTGCTGCTCTACGCCTCGGGAATCGCCCTGGCCTTTGTGCGCCCCTGGATCGCCGATGCCACCTACGCCACCGTCGCACTCATCTGGCTGGTCCCGGACCGGCGGATCGAAACGCGACTGCCGCGGTAG
- a CDS encoding DUF5916 domain-containing protein has translation MLLAFLGAFQIAAAQPAPVYNGRAGQITAQAPRIDTTITIDGNLDEPVWSRAAVLTGFSEYSPADQRPSPDSTDVYVWYSRTAIYFGIRAYEPHGPVRATLADRDNISSGDNIEIRLDPYNERNRSLVFAVNPLGVQADGTTNETGGFIPGSNVGPGQIDLSADFLWESKGHVTPWGYEVEIRIPFSSLRYPNKSIEDWGIQIQRNVQHSGYKETWTEARSGAASFANQAGTLVGMHDMHHGQVIGLNPELTNTVIGKPCCNSSLTGWKYTSKPQLGGNVRWALGSNFVLNGTVKPDFSQVEADATQIAADARFALFYPEKRPFFVEGSDQFNVPNTLVYTRTIVQPNAAMKLTGKLGRADVAVLSALDAGSTTLNGDQPLVDIIRLNTGFGGQSTAGMLYSGRVGGGRSNRVIDGDVHYVFGKLYYAQAQAAISNTTQNGSTKTAPMWELVLDRTGRAFGFHYNVLGVGRTFAADNGFVSRTGIVAPGISNRLSLYGPPGALIEKFNLFFSTKAVWRYDDFFAAKSLLEDNASANTSFTLRGGWSLGVTPTIATYAFDPAAYLGDFVSTTQGSNIPFQPSPRITTFTNAFKISTPQFAKYDASLGVTTGNDVDFLETSRVRRLDYNASVNLRPTQQLRVGATYVSSRFTRRSDGALSTSTRIPRVKMEYQVTRSIFVRVVTQYTATLRSSLLDPRTGLPLLIRNDTSYVPSIENIANGLRTDWLFSYRPSPGTVFFAGYGNSMTEPDALAFRRLRRTQDGFFVKLSYLFEPLSGR, from the coding sequence ATGCTCCTAGCATTTCTCGGCGCGTTTCAGATCGCCGCGGCCCAGCCGGCTCCCGTGTATAATGGACGCGCGGGCCAGATCACCGCGCAGGCTCCGCGCATTGATACGACTATAACTATAGATGGCAATCTCGATGAGCCAGTCTGGAGCCGCGCAGCCGTGCTCACTGGCTTTTCCGAGTACTCTCCAGCTGATCAGCGCCCCTCGCCGGATTCGACTGACGTGTACGTCTGGTACTCACGAACCGCGATCTACTTCGGCATTCGCGCGTATGAGCCACACGGCCCCGTGCGCGCCACGCTCGCCGATCGTGACAACATCAGCTCAGGTGACAACATCGAGATTCGTCTTGACCCGTATAACGAACGCAACCGCTCGCTCGTATTCGCGGTCAATCCGTTGGGTGTCCAGGCCGACGGCACCACGAACGAGACCGGCGGATTCATACCCGGCTCCAACGTCGGGCCGGGACAGATAGACCTGAGCGCGGACTTCCTCTGGGAGTCCAAGGGTCACGTCACGCCGTGGGGTTACGAGGTCGAGATCCGAATCCCGTTCAGCAGCCTGCGCTATCCCAACAAGTCGATCGAGGACTGGGGAATTCAGATCCAGCGAAACGTGCAGCACAGCGGTTACAAGGAAACGTGGACTGAAGCGCGAAGCGGTGCGGCAAGCTTCGCCAATCAGGCGGGAACGCTCGTGGGAATGCACGACATGCATCACGGTCAGGTGATTGGACTCAACCCGGAGCTGACCAACACTGTCATCGGGAAGCCGTGCTGCAATTCATCGCTCACTGGCTGGAAGTACACTTCCAAGCCTCAGCTGGGTGGCAACGTTCGCTGGGCACTGGGCAGCAACTTCGTGCTAAACGGAACCGTGAAGCCCGACTTCTCGCAGGTCGAAGCAGACGCGACACAGATAGCGGCAGATGCGCGTTTCGCATTGTTCTATCCCGAGAAGCGCCCGTTCTTCGTGGAAGGCAGCGACCAGTTCAACGTGCCCAACACGCTCGTGTACACGCGGACCATCGTGCAGCCCAATGCTGCAATGAAGCTCACCGGCAAGCTCGGCCGCGCAGACGTCGCGGTGCTATCCGCGCTCGACGCGGGGAGTACTACGCTGAATGGCGATCAGCCGCTGGTTGACATCATACGACTCAACACCGGATTCGGTGGGCAGAGCACCGCCGGAATGCTTTACAGTGGTCGCGTCGGCGGTGGCAGATCCAATCGCGTTATCGATGGCGACGTTCACTACGTGTTCGGAAAATTGTACTACGCTCAGGCGCAGGCTGCCATCAGCAATACGACACAGAATGGATCGACCAAGACAGCGCCAATGTGGGAGCTCGTCCTGGATCGCACCGGACGCGCCTTCGGATTTCACTACAACGTTCTCGGTGTAGGCAGAACATTCGCGGCTGATAACGGATTCGTGTCACGCACCGGAATTGTCGCGCCGGGCATTTCCAATCGCCTTAGTTTGTACGGACCACCCGGCGCACTGATCGAAAAGTTCAATCTATTCTTTTCGACAAAGGCCGTCTGGCGCTATGACGATTTCTTCGCCGCAAAGAGCTTGCTCGAAGACAATGCATCCGCGAATACCAGCTTTACATTGCGTGGTGGATGGTCGCTCGGCGTTACACCCACGATCGCGACGTATGCATTCGATCCTGCGGCGTATCTCGGTGATTTCGTTAGCACGACACAGGGAAGCAATATCCCGTTCCAGCCGTCCCCTCGAATCACTACATTCACAAACGCGTTCAAGATTTCAACACCGCAGTTCGCGAAGTACGACGCATCGCTCGGTGTCACCACCGGCAACGACGTCGATTTCCTCGAGACGTCACGCGTTCGGCGACTGGATTACAACGCCAGTGTCAATCTGCGCCCGACCCAGCAACTGCGCGTCGGCGCGACGTACGTGAGCAGCAGGTTCACGCGTCGCAGTGACGGAGCACTCTCGACGTCGACGCGAATTCCGCGGGTGAAGATGGAGTACCAGGTTACGCGATCGATCTTTGTGCGCGTCGTCACGCAATACACCGCGACCCTGCGGTCATCATTGCTGGATCCGCGCACCGGGCTTCCTCTGTTGATCCGCAACGACACGTCATACGTCCCGTCGATCGAAAACATCGCGAACGGATTACGCACCGACTGGCTCTTCTCGTACCGCCCATCGCCAGGCACGGTGTTCTTCGCCGGCTACGGAAACTCGATGACCGAGCCCGATGCGCTGGCGTTCCGACGCCTGCGCCGCACGCAGGACGGATTCTTCGTGAAGCTGAGCTACCTGTTCGAGCCACTCAGCGGGCGGTGA
- a CDS encoding M20/M25/M40 family metallo-hydrolase, which produces MRTSRFRCGLAALPVAGALFLTPSPAGAQKAAVALTKQERAIAKAVDSHNAAALALLERTVNINSGSLNFAGVRQVGDIFRAQYDSLGFTTRWVDGAAFHRAGHLVAEHPGPGPKILLIGHLDTVFEPSSPFQKFTMVNDSTATGPGVIDMKGGDVIALYALRALKDAGLLDRMNVTVVYHGDEEESGTPLSLARKTLIDAAHGATAALGFEDAAGDPHTLVISRRGDDGWTLRTTGVPAHSSQIFTSDVGAGAVYEASRILNQFYQKLSSEQYLTFNPGLALGGTSVKADTSGTEGSAAGKSNVVAKEMIVTGDLRTLSPEQLARARKTMSDIVADHLPHTTAEITFADGYPPMAPTDGNRRLLAMYSKVSTDLGFWPVTAVDPSRAGAADVSFVAKLVPMAIDGLGLSGRDDHTEKETADLRMLPVQTKRAAVLMYRLSNPK; this is translated from the coding sequence ATGCGTACATCCCGATTCCGTTGTGGCCTGGCCGCGCTCCCGGTGGCGGGCGCGTTGTTCCTTACCCCCTCGCCAGCCGGCGCTCAGAAGGCCGCCGTCGCACTCACGAAGCAGGAACGAGCTATCGCCAAGGCGGTGGACTCGCACAACGCCGCAGCTCTTGCCCTGCTCGAGCGCACTGTCAACATCAACAGCGGCTCGCTCAACTTTGCCGGCGTGCGTCAGGTTGGCGACATCTTCCGCGCACAGTACGATTCGCTCGGATTCACCACACGCTGGGTCGATGGCGCGGCGTTCCATCGCGCGGGACATCTCGTCGCCGAGCATCCAGGGCCGGGTCCCAAGATCCTGCTGATAGGCCATCTGGATACGGTGTTCGAGCCGAGCAGCCCGTTTCAGAAGTTCACGATGGTGAACGATTCGACGGCTACAGGGCCGGGCGTCATCGACATGAAGGGGGGCGACGTCATCGCGCTGTACGCGTTGCGCGCGCTCAAGGACGCCGGTCTGCTGGACAGGATGAACGTGACTGTCGTGTACCACGGCGACGAGGAAGAGTCGGGCACACCTTTGAGTCTCGCGCGCAAGACACTGATCGACGCTGCTCATGGCGCAACTGCCGCACTCGGCTTCGAGGACGCCGCCGGCGATCCGCACACGCTGGTGATATCGCGGCGCGGAGATGACGGATGGACGCTGCGCACGACCGGAGTTCCGGCGCACTCGTCGCAGATATTCACGAGCGATGTCGGAGCGGGCGCGGTGTACGAGGCGTCGCGCATCCTGAATCAGTTCTATCAAAAGCTTTCGAGTGAACAGTATCTCACCTTCAATCCCGGCCTTGCACTCGGCGGCACTTCGGTGAAAGCCGATACCAGCGGCACTGAAGGGAGTGCGGCTGGCAAAAGCAATGTCGTTGCGAAGGAGATGATCGTCACGGGGGATCTGCGCACGCTATCGCCCGAACAGCTGGCGCGCGCGCGCAAGACGATGAGCGATATCGTGGCCGATCATCTTCCGCACACGACTGCGGAGATAACGTTCGCCGATGGCTATCCACCGATGGCACCGACCGACGGCAATCGCAGACTGCTCGCGATGTACAGCAAGGTGAGCACCGACCTCGGATTCTGGCCCGTCACAGCCGTCGATCCGTCACGTGCCGGCGCGGCCGATGTGTCGTTCGTCGCGAAACTGGTACCAATGGCCATAGATGGACTTGGCCTATCGGGCCGTGACGATCACACCGAGAAGGAAACCGCTGATCTACGCATGCTGCCCGTGCAGACGAAGCGCGCGGCAGTGTTGATGTACAGGCTCAGCAACCCGAAGTGA